Proteins encoded within one genomic window of Fibrobacter sp. UWB16:
- a CDS encoding complex I subunit 1 family protein: protein MDIIESKTWIEWAITIAKFAFCFVPVLYILLLIPMERRGAGFMQDRQGPNRSYIKIPYFGKIRLLGYVQNMCDGTKLFFKEMFAPAGVNKLLYYVAPAIPFAIVFLSPCVIPWFGPMIFDWGGETVRIAGSIIDSDVGVLLLFGFSSISAYGAMLAGWASKSKYSFLGALRTSSMTISYEVCLGLSLMGILLLAGSFNLTDIVQWQENHVWGIVAQPVAFFCFLIASIAETGRAPFDVAEGEPELVAGYHTEYGAMQFGLFYMGEYSHICINSFLIATLFLGGYAVPFVTTETMQEHMGGSLAILCGVLAFIALAFLHMIYRYSRKLKATNLTNRFEILKEYKLYKIVAWVAAAAFIALGVCAWFFYNPENFVVNGLAVGSFATAVGTALIHLLVLVAKSLIFCWVWIWVRWTLPRFRYDHVMHLGWKIILNIALINLVVTAVIAKLLGGN, encoded by the coding sequence AATGGGCAATTACGATTGCGAAGTTCGCTTTCTGCTTCGTACCTGTCCTTTACATCCTCCTTTTAATCCCGATGGAACGTCGTGGCGCGGGCTTCATGCAAGACCGTCAGGGCCCGAACCGCTCCTACATCAAGATCCCGTACTTCGGCAAGATCCGCTTACTCGGTTACGTGCAGAACATGTGCGACGGTACGAAGCTCTTCTTCAAGGAAATGTTTGCACCTGCTGGCGTGAACAAGCTCCTTTACTATGTAGCTCCGGCAATCCCGTTCGCTATCGTGTTCCTTTCTCCGTGCGTAATCCCGTGGTTTGGACCGATGATCTTTGACTGGGGTGGCGAAACGGTTCGCATTGCAGGTTCCATCATCGATTCCGATGTGGGCGTGCTCTTGCTCTTCGGTTTCTCCTCGATCTCGGCTTACGGTGCCATGCTCGCTGGTTGGGCTTCCAAGTCCAAGTACAGCTTCTTGGGCGCTCTCCGTACGAGCTCGATGACCATCAGCTACGAAGTCTGCCTCGGACTTTCGCTCATGGGCATTTTGCTCCTCGCCGGTTCTTTCAACCTCACGGACATTGTGCAGTGGCAGGAAAATCACGTGTGGGGCATCGTTGCCCAGCCGGTCGCATTCTTCTGCTTCCTCATTGCAAGCATTGCTGAAACGGGCCGTGCTCCGTTCGACGTCGCTGAAGGTGAACCTGAACTCGTCGCCGGTTACCATACGGAATATGGCGCTATGCAGTTCGGTCTCTTCTACATGGGCGAATACTCGCACATCTGCATCAACAGCTTCCTCATTGCAACACTGTTCCTTGGCGGTTATGCAGTTCCGTTTGTGACGACCGAAACGATGCAGGAACACATGGGCGGCTCCCTTGCCATTCTCTGTGGTGTGCTCGCTTTCATCGCTCTCGCTTTCCTCCACATGATTTACCGCTATTCCAGAAAGCTCAAGGCAACGAATCTTACAAACCGCTTTGAAATTCTCAAGGAATACAAGCTTTACAAGATTGTGGCCTGGGTCGCTGCCGCTGCATTTATTGCTCTCGGTGTTTGCGCCTGGTTCTTCTACAATCCTGAAAACTTCGTGGTGAACGGTCTCGCTGTCGGTAGCTTTGCAACCGCAGTCGGTACGGCCCTCATCCACTTGCTCGTACTCGTGGCAAAGAGCCTCATCTTCTGCTGGGTCTGGATTTGGGTCCGCTGGACGCTCCCGCGCTTCCGCTATGACCACGTGATGCACCTCGGCTGGAAGATTATCTTGAATATCGCCCTCATCAACCTCGTGGTGACTGCGGTCATTGCAAAACTTTTAGGGGGTAACTAA
- a CDS encoding NADH-quinone oxidoreductase subunit I produces MRVIKQKPMTVIERLYIFEAIRGLWTTLKHAARGLFRYEELPTISYPEGQPEIRNTYRAKHRLMLRPDGTPRCVACGMCAAACPAHCIFIEATQSDDPRIEKRVMRFDIDHLTCVFCGLCAEACPVDALRMDTKQIIFEHRSREDFVAHLYDLTNWDPKDYPNDEQSQMAPGGTKNAEARKVWGMEVK; encoded by the coding sequence ATGCGCGTTATTAAGCAAAAACCGATGACCGTCATCGAACGCCTTTACATTTTCGAGGCGATTCGCGGTCTGTGGACAACCCTTAAGCATGCGGCTCGTGGCTTGTTCCGCTATGAAGAACTTCCGACGATTTCTTATCCGGAAGGTCAGCCCGAAATCCGCAATACCTACCGTGCCAAGCACCGCTTGATGCTTCGCCCGGATGGTACGCCTCGCTGCGTGGCCTGCGGCATGTGCGCTGCGGCTTGCCCTGCTCACTGCATCTTCATTGAAGCAACGCAGAGCGATGACCCGCGTATCGAAAAGCGCGTAATGCGCTTTGACATCGATCACCTGACTTGCGTGTTCTGCGGTCTTTGCGCAGAAGCTTGCCCGGTCGATGCCCTTCGCATGGATACGAAGCAAATCATTTTCGAACACCGTTCCCGCGAAGACTTTGTGGCACACCTTTACGATCTCACCAACTGGGATCCGAAGGATTACCCGAATGACGAACAGAGCCAGATGGCTCCGGGCGGTACAAAGAATGCCGAGGCCCGCAAGGTCTGGGGCATGGAGGTCAAATAA
- a CDS encoding NADH-quinone oxidoreductase subunit J, which translates to MLALIYFIVLAVIAVGSAVCVLLSRHPLYGALSLVASMVSLAGIYGLLGSPFLGVVQIMVYAGAIMMLLTFVIMVLNGARDSHTPMFDKVSLFVIPAVIVLAGLVGFALVRAPIAFDAATVRGSVAITSKTLFDVAQNGPGYFVLFEVLGVLLLSAMGAAVLLAKKRLGSVESEKTEDKH; encoded by the coding sequence ATGCTTGCATTGATTTATTTCATTGTCCTCGCAGTGATCGCAGTCGGCAGTGCCGTTTGCGTGCTCCTCTCTAGACACCCGCTTTATGGCGCCCTTTCGCTGGTCGCTTCGATGGTGTCCCTTGCCGGTATCTACGGCCTTCTCGGAAGTCCGTTCCTCGGTGTCGTGCAGATCATGGTCTACGCAGGAGCCATCATGATGCTCCTCACGTTCGTGATTATGGTCTTGAATGGCGCCCGTGACTCCCACACGCCGATGTTTGACAAGGTTTCGCTCTTTGTGATTCCTGCCGTCATCGTGCTTGCCGGTCTCGTGGGCTTTGCCCTCGTCCGCGCCCCGATCGCCTTTGATGCTGCAACGGTTCGCGGTTCTGTGGCAATCACTTCCAAGACTCTCTTTGATGTAGCTCAGAACGGCCCGGGTTACTTCGTGCTTTTCGAAGTCCTCGGTGTGCTTCTGCTTTCTGCCATGGGTGCCGCAGTGCTTCTCGCCAAGAAGCGCCTTGGTTCTGTGGAATCCGAAAAAACGGAGGATAAACACTAA
- the nuoK gene encoding NADH-quinone oxidoreductase subunit NuoK, which produces MELQAIYVQILALVIFAIGLMVAVSRRNVFFVLMGVELALNAVNLSFVGFAKTLPAEASIVGQVVPLFSIAVAAAEACVGLAMVILIFRNRESVDADTYSNMKG; this is translated from the coding sequence ATGGAACTCCAAGCTATATATGTTCAGATCTTGGCCCTGGTCATTTTCGCCATCGGCCTCATGGTCGCGGTCTCTCGCCGCAATGTGTTCTTTGTGCTGATGGGCGTTGAACTTGCCCTGAACGCCGTGAACCTCTCCTTCGTGGGCTTTGCAAAGACTCTGCCTGCGGAGGCAAGCATTGTGGGCCAGGTGGTTCCGCTGTTCTCCATCGCAGTCGCTGCAGCTGAAGCTTGCGTCGGCCTTGCCATGGTCATCCTCATTTTCCGCAACCGTGAAAGCGTTGACGCCGACACGTATTCTAACATGAAGGGGTAA
- the nuoL gene encoding NADH-quinone oxidoreductase subunit L, producing MISLGLIPLFPLLGCIILGAIAVISSGSKKGPAEGFVGTLAVLFPALSFAGVALLSLNMPEGGVRETLCNWIDIPMFRVDIGFLFDGLSRIMLLFVTGIGSLIALYSIGYMHGDRGFARYFAYINLFLFSMIVLVLSDNLLLTFLGWEGVGLCSYLLIGFWNKDIKNCHAANKAFIVNRVGDIGFLLGMLCLVTIGGSAILNYDVLTNFISMVINGNHVDLIVPVLSIAGILFFIGCTGKSAQIPLLTWLPDAMAGPTPVSALIHAATMVTSGVYLLARLGSMFALLPVVLDIIVVVGMLTAFWAAVAGLFQNDIKKVLAYSTISQLGYMFMASGVCAFDASIFHVFTHAFFKAALFLGAGAVIHALSGEQDMRKMGGLLKKTPVTACVMIFAFLAIVGFPGFSGFWSKDLILEKIFMSGTMGQAVYVVGLITAVITAVYMGRLIILTFFGSYRGSKESEEHIHEAPAVMLIPMVILAFGAVFAGYLWADSIGIKFFAETLAPVVGAAQAYNTPAVVAHVNPVVFAALGTVAALLGMFIAYKIYANARIPAAKGSSAPEGGKATWTFLFDSIHKYVGIIPVNVLAWICDVVVDKILAAAQWTIGAIATILGDGAASFQVRKVRLQIALSILGLVALLAIVILTGGTL from the coding sequence ATGATTTCTCTTGGTTTGATACCTCTCTTCCCGCTGTTGGGATGCATTATCCTCGGTGCTATCGCCGTCATTTCTTCGGGTAGCAAGAAGGGCCCTGCTGAAGGTTTCGTTGGAACGCTCGCAGTCCTCTTCCCGGCACTCTCCTTTGCTGGTGTTGCTCTCCTTTCGCTCAACATGCCGGAAGGCGGCGTCCGTGAAACGCTCTGCAACTGGATTGACATTCCGATGTTCCGCGTGGATATCGGATTCCTGTTCGATGGTCTTTCCCGCATCATGCTCCTGTTCGTGACTGGCATTGGCTCTCTCATCGCTCTCTACTCGATCGGTTACATGCACGGCGACCGCGGCTTTGCCCGTTACTTCGCCTACATCAACCTCTTCTTGTTCAGCATGATCGTGCTCGTGCTCTCGGACAACTTGCTCCTCACGTTCCTCGGTTGGGAAGGCGTGGGTCTCTGCTCCTACCTCCTCATCGGTTTCTGGAACAAGGATATCAAGAATTGCCATGCCGCTAACAAGGCTTTCATCGTGAACCGCGTGGGCGATATCGGCTTCTTGCTCGGTATGCTCTGCCTCGTGACGATCGGTGGCTCTGCTATCCTCAACTACGATGTGCTTACGAACTTCATCAGCATGGTCATCAATGGTAACCACGTTGACTTGATCGTTCCGGTTCTTTCTATCGCTGGTATCCTCTTCTTCATCGGTTGCACGGGTAAGTCCGCTCAGATTCCGCTCCTTACCTGGCTTCCGGATGCTATGGCGGGTCCGACTCCGGTTTCTGCCTTGATCCATGCCGCAACGATGGTGACTTCTGGCGTCTATTTGCTCGCCCGTCTTGGCAGCATGTTTGCTCTCCTCCCGGTGGTGCTCGACATTATCGTGGTGGTCGGTATGCTCACTGCTTTCTGGGCTGCTGTTGCAGGTCTCTTCCAGAACGACATAAAGAAGGTTCTTGCTTATTCTACCATTAGCCAGCTCGGTTACATGTTCATGGCTTCTGGTGTTTGCGCCTTTGACGCTTCTATCTTCCACGTGTTTACGCACGCCTTCTTCAAGGCGGCGCTCTTCCTTGGCGCTGGTGCCGTGATTCACGCTCTCTCGGGCGAACAGGACATGCGCAAGATGGGTGGCCTTTTGAAGAAGACTCCGGTGACTGCCTGCGTGATGATCTTTGCGTTCCTCGCGATTGTCGGCTTCCCGGGCTTCTCCGGTTTCTGGTCCAAGGACTTGATTCTCGAAAAGATTTTCATGAGTGGCACGATGGGCCAGGCTGTTTACGTCGTGGGCCTCATTACGGCTGTGATTACCGCTGTCTACATGGGTCGCCTCATTATCCTTACGTTCTTCGGTAGCTACCGCGGTTCCAAGGAAAGTGAAGAACACATCCACGAAGCTCCGGCTGTCATGCTCATCCCGATGGTGATTCTCGCCTTCGGTGCTGTGTTTGCCGGTTACCTTTGGGCTGATTCCATCGGCATCAAGTTCTTTGCTGAAACGCTCGCTCCGGTCGTTGGCGCCGCCCAGGCTTACAACACTCCGGCTGTGGTTGCTCACGTGAACCCGGTGGTCTTTGCTGCTCTCGGTACGGTGGCAGCCCTCCTCGGTATGTTCATCGCTTACAAGATTTACGCTAACGCCCGTATCCCGGCTGCTAAGGGTAGCTCCGCTCCTGAAGGTGGCAAGGCTACGTGGACGTTCCTGTTCGATTCCATCCACAAGTACGTGGGTATCATCCCGGTTAACGTGCTTGCATGGATCTGCGATGTCGTTGTCGACAAGATTCTCGCGGCTGCCCAGTGGACGATTGGTGCAATCGCAACGATTCTCGGTGACGGCGCCGCCTCGTTCCAGGTGCGCAAGGTTCGCCTCCAGATTGCCCTTAGCATTCTTGGGCTGGTGGCGTTGTTGGCTATTGTTATTTTGACTGGAGGTACTCTCTAA
- a CDS encoding NuoM family protein, giving the protein MLLHLLVLAPFVAAILMVMTSKEDSKSSSRLAILMGIGFTAMSVALIAGGSVSTEAIEWFQIPGCKGPVYYYLTSHGLASWMVFLSSGLSLVALISARAITCRSYRNFAIGIFSLMGAMNGTFLAADAVLFFFFFEAMVIPAAVLIAGFGGKDRMKAAMTFAIYTLVGSAPMMVALWYLLSIADNSTLLSLAVALQGLPEGTQNVLLVCFLLAFLVKTPIFPFHGWQAITYAEAPAPLSAILTGAMSKAGVFGFIVWILPIFPLSMNAVSCMMWLGLFTAVYGALMALRATDGKKLLAFSSMGHLGLAVAGVFSVSEAMLPAVLMLLVAHGISAGAQFYLMGIAERMAGTRELDKLGGLSSKNPVFSTLFGFAGVMALAVPGTAGFVGEFSVLLSLWDMGPLPALVAGFTLILSAAYMLRFIQKVIFGKAAREYEEGRRTMPLEGVSIGVMLLLLLVFGFHPAYVTNSLNEAESTEDPAAVQVLNSAALNNGEAPMTAEEIHQLDSTLAAAGFKEDERASIIAQMKSVENPEAAAKSENSVKEASDAK; this is encoded by the coding sequence ATGCTGTTACATCTCCTTGTCCTCGCCCCGTTCGTCGCCGCCATCCTCATGGTGATGACGTCCAAGGAAGACTCCAAGTCTTCTTCCCGCCTTGCCATTCTGATGGGCATTGGCTTTACCGCCATGTCTGTCGCCTTGATTGCTGGCGGTAGCGTTTCGACGGAAGCTATTGAATGGTTCCAGATTCCTGGTTGCAAGGGACCTGTTTACTACTACCTCACGAGTCACGGACTTGCCTCCTGGATGGTGTTCCTCTCCAGCGGCCTTTCTCTCGTGGCTTTGATTTCTGCACGTGCAATTACTTGCAGAAGCTATCGCAACTTCGCTATCGGCATCTTCTCCTTGATGGGCGCCATGAACGGCACCTTCCTTGCAGCTGATGCTGTGCTCTTCTTCTTCTTCTTCGAAGCCATGGTGATTCCGGCTGCGGTTCTCATCGCTGGTTTTGGCGGCAAGGACAGAATGAAGGCCGCGATGACGTTTGCGATTTACACGTTGGTCGGCTCTGCTCCGATGATGGTCGCTCTCTGGTATTTGCTCTCTATTGCAGATAACTCGACGCTCCTCTCGCTTGCTGTTGCTCTCCAGGGTCTCCCGGAAGGCACTCAGAACGTCCTTCTCGTGTGCTTCCTCTTGGCATTCCTCGTGAAGACTCCGATTTTCCCGTTCCACGGCTGGCAGGCAATCACTTACGCTGAAGCTCCGGCTCCGCTCTCTGCAATCCTCACGGGTGCAATGAGTAAGGCGGGTGTGTTTGGCTTTATCGTCTGGATCCTCCCGATTTTCCCGCTTTCGATGAACGCCGTTTCTTGCATGATGTGGCTTGGCCTCTTCACTGCTGTCTATGGCGCTCTCATGGCTCTCCGCGCAACGGATGGTAAGAAACTCCTTGCCTTCAGTTCCATGGGTCACTTGGGCCTCGCTGTGGCTGGCGTCTTTAGCGTCTCTGAAGCGATGCTCCCGGCTGTGCTCATGTTGCTCGTTGCTCATGGCATTTCGGCTGGCGCCCAGTTCTACCTCATGGGTATTGCAGAACGCATGGCGGGTACGCGTGAACTTGATAAGCTTGGCGGTCTTTCTTCCAAGAATCCGGTCTTCTCGACGCTCTTTGGCTTTGCCGGCGTGATGGCACTTGCAGTTCCTGGTACGGCAGGCTTCGTCGGTGAATTCTCCGTGCTCCTCTCCTTGTGGGATATGGGCCCGCTCCCGGCTCTCGTGGCTGGATTTACCTTGATCCTCTCCGCTGCATACATGCTCCGCTTCATCCAGAAGGTCATCTTCGGGAAGGCTGCTCGTGAATACGAAGAAGGTCGTCGCACAATGCCGCTTGAAGGCGTCAGCATCGGTGTGATGCTTTTGCTCCTCCTCGTGTTCGGTTTCCACCCGGCATATGTGACGAATTCCCTCAATGAAGCTGAATCTACTGAAGACCCGGCTGCAGTTCAGGTGCTGAACAGTGCCGCTCTCAACAATGGCGAAGCTCCGATGACAGCTGAAGAAATCCACCAGTTGGATTCGACTCTCGCTGCCGCCGGTTTCAAGGAGGATGAACGTGCATCTATCATCGCCCAGATGAAGAGCGTTGAAAATCCTGAAGCTGCTGCAAAATCTGAAAATTCTGTGAAGGAGGCTTCCGATGCTAAGTAA
- a CDS encoding NADH-quinone oxidoreductase subunit N: MLSNLVFLLPVIFVVLGGMVALAAEPFLRDENKHKVLPWVAAFFIALSVAALYYAKTEALLNLYAMDPVRRVLCAAILLCGFLGISGLQWTLGREQFKGGEAYGLMMLATSGAMLMTQAIDFVALFIAMELTSFPIYALVGIRRKDVNANEGVFKYFVSGAVFSAIFLYGVALIYGATGSTHFCGHVLEGRMAIYSIGMLFVIAGLLFKAGAAPLHFWVADVYTGASVAVTGFMAAVVKVGALAALGTVWVSVLVTRSGAEAVWNLAEKVTVANPSKPLFYVVLVVALLSMVIGAFSGLAQKSVRRILAFSAVMNAGFIVIGLLVPNYLGKGEIQMGPMFYFLITYAIASAGALTGIAYMSGKDDCKENLEDLQGAGRRRPFVALGVAVCLASLAGLPPVAGFLAKFTLFTEAFNADLGWLAAIGFGLSLVAAVYYLRIAYVLFAPAKDDKCCGGDHICCKANYVYVYLLRFAVAVSAIALLVISARPALALIG; the protein is encoded by the coding sequence ATGCTAAGTAATCTTGTTTTTCTCTTGCCGGTGATCTTCGTGGTCTTGGGCGGCATGGTGGCTCTCGCTGCTGAACCGTTCTTGCGCGACGAAAACAAGCACAAGGTTCTTCCTTGGGTGGCTGCTTTCTTCATTGCTCTTAGCGTAGCCGCTTTGTACTACGCTAAGACCGAAGCTCTCTTGAACCTTTACGCGATGGACCCGGTTCGCCGCGTGCTTTGCGCTGCAATCCTCCTTTGCGGTTTCCTCGGCATTTCGGGCCTTCAGTGGACTCTTGGCCGTGAACAGTTCAAGGGCGGTGAAGCTTATGGCCTCATGATGCTTGCCACTAGCGGTGCAATGCTCATGACCCAGGCTATCGACTTTGTTGCCTTGTTCATTGCGATGGAACTCACGAGCTTCCCGATTTACGCTCTCGTGGGCATTCGCCGTAAGGACGTGAACGCTAACGAAGGCGTGTTCAAATATTTCGTCTCTGGAGCTGTTTTCAGTGCCATCTTCCTCTACGGTGTTGCATTGATTTACGGTGCAACGGGCTCGACGCATTTCTGCGGTCATGTGCTCGAAGGCCGTATGGCAATCTACAGCATCGGTATGCTCTTTGTGATTGCAGGCCTCCTCTTCAAGGCCGGTGCTGCTCCGCTCCACTTCTGGGTGGCTGACGTCTATACGGGCGCCTCTGTCGCTGTGACGGGCTTTATGGCCGCTGTCGTGAAGGTCGGTGCTCTTGCTGCTCTTGGTACGGTCTGGGTAAGCGTTCTCGTGACGCGCTCCGGTGCCGAAGCTGTGTGGAACCTCGCTGAAAAGGTGACGGTTGCTAATCCGTCCAAGCCGCTCTTCTACGTGGTCTTGGTCGTTGCACTCCTTTCCATGGTGATTGGTGCATTTAGCGGCCTTGCTCAGAAGTCTGTGCGTCGCATCTTGGCATTCTCTGCCGTGATGAACGCTGGCTTTATCGTGATTGGCCTCTTGGTCCCGAATTACCTCGGCAAGGGCGAAATCCAGATGGGCCCGATGTTCTATTTCCTCATCACTTATGCGATTGCCTCTGCGGGCGCCTTGACGGGTATTGCCTACATGTCGGGCAAGGATGATTGCAAGGAAAATCTCGAAGACCTCCAGGGTGCTGGTCGCCGCCGTCCGTTTGTGGCTCTTGGCGTTGCCGTGTGCCTTGCTTCTCTCGCTGGCCTTCCGCCGGTTGCTGGTTTCCTCGCCAAGTTCACGCTGTTCACCGAAGCCTTCAATGCTGATCTCGGCTGGCTTGCCGCTATCGGCTTTGGCCTCTCCTTGGTGGCTGCGGTTTACTACCTCCGCATTGCTTATGTGCTCTTTGCCCCGGCAAAGGACGACAAGTGCTGCGGTGGCGACCATATCTGCTGCAAGGCTAACTACGTATACGTTTACTTGCTCCGCTTTGCTGTTGCCGTGTCTGCTATCGCACTCCTCGTGATTAGCGCTCGCCCGGCACTTGCACTGATCGGATAG
- a CDS encoding FISUMP domain-containing protein, whose product MNLMKKMALVAACMLVSATFVACNDDTAVAADVVEQSSSSEESVDDEPSSSSEISSSETVDDGDSSSSSETVEKAESSSSSKKLDCGPIPDDEEFVMTYKVTYDSIVDARDGRVYKTVTFWSLSPEIGPFKCEEFSQTWMAENLNYADSSATPSLLGNNWCYDNDEANCDAEGRLYTWAAAVDSVALAANEEKPLDCGFGSTCNVGSGEKIVRGICPEGWHIPNQSEWGYIRTNTDDVVGPFGKSLKSKTGWDCDACNGTDDFEFTVLPIGMWDWNTSKFKDRGKTAYFWSAQEYFNYSAYAEIFKYNAIVPHWEFIQKSAGLSIRCVKDGEVYRYVEKPSDAFSD is encoded by the coding sequence ATGAATTTGATGAAAAAAATGGCTTTAGTGGCTGCTTGTATGCTTGTGTCTGCCACTTTCGTTGCTTGCAATGATGATACTGCGGTGGCTGCTGATGTTGTTGAACAGTCTTCGTCGAGCGAAGAGTCTGTCGATGATGAACCGTCTTCTTCTAGCGAAATTTCTTCTAGTGAAACGGTGGATGATGGTGATTCCTCCTCTTCAAGCGAAACTGTGGAAAAAGCAGAATCGTCCAGTTCGTCGAAAAAATTGGATTGCGGTCCAATTCCCGATGACGAGGAATTTGTAATGACATATAAGGTGACTTACGATTCCATTGTCGATGCCCGCGACGGTCGTGTTTATAAGACGGTGACTTTTTGGTCTTTATCTCCAGAAATTGGACCATTTAAGTGCGAAGAATTTTCGCAGACATGGATGGCCGAAAATCTGAATTACGCAGATAGCTCTGCCACTCCGAGTTTGTTGGGGAATAACTGGTGCTACGATAATGACGAAGCGAACTGTGATGCTGAAGGTCGCCTTTATACTTGGGCTGCTGCTGTTGATTCTGTGGCTTTAGCGGCAAATGAGGAGAAACCCTTGGATTGTGGCTTTGGCTCAACATGTAATGTCGGAAGTGGTGAAAAAATAGTGCGTGGAATTTGCCCCGAAGGCTGGCATATACCGAATCAGAGTGAATGGGGTTATATTCGTACTAATACTGATGATGTTGTTGGCCCTTTCGGCAAGTCGCTTAAGTCAAAAACGGGATGGGATTGTGATGCCTGTAATGGTACAGATGATTTTGAATTTACGGTACTCCCTATTGGAATGTGGGACTGGAATACATCGAAGTTCAAGGACAGGGGAAAAACGGCGTATTTTTGGTCGGCTCAGGAATATTTCAATTATAGTGCCTATGCAGAGATTTTTAAGTACAATGCGATAGTACCTCATTGGGAATTCATTCAAAAAAGTGCGGGCCTTTCTATCCGTTGTGTGAAAGACGGTGAGGTTTATCGATATGTGGAGAAACCCTCGGATGCGTTCTCTGATTAG
- the ispF gene encoding 2-C-methyl-D-erythritol 2,4-cyclodiphosphate synthase — protein MDKIYRSGIGFDVHKLVEGRKCIIGGVDIPYEKGLLGHSDADVLLHAISDALLGAAGLGDIGTYFPDTDPAFKGADSLELLRKVGEEVKKAGYEIINIDSIVMCERPKVNPHKEQMKANIARVLGLDVKQIGIKGTTTEKLGFTGRGEGIASQAVAMVRSV, from the coding sequence ATGGACAAGATTTATCGTTCTGGTATTGGTTTTGACGTTCACAAGTTGGTGGAAGGCCGCAAGTGCATTATCGGCGGCGTGGACATCCCGTACGAAAAGGGCTTGCTCGGCCACAGCGATGCTGACGTGCTTTTGCATGCGATTAGCGATGCGTTGCTGGGTGCCGCTGGTCTCGGCGACATTGGCACGTACTTCCCGGATACGGACCCTGCTTTCAAGGGCGCCGATAGCTTGGAACTCTTGCGCAAGGTCGGCGAAGAAGTCAAGAAGGCTGGCTACGAAATCATCAATATCGATAGCATTGTGATGTGCGAACGCCCGAAGGTGAACCCGCACAAGGAACAAATGAAGGCAAACATTGCCCGCGTGCTCGGCCTCGACGTAAAGCAGATTGGCATCAAGGGCACGACGACCGAAAAGCTCGGTTTCACGGGTCGCGGCGAAGGTATCGCAAGCCAGGCCGTTGCGATGGTGCGCTCTGTTTAA